In the genome of Ureibacillus sp. FSL W7-1570, the window GTGCACGGCACATCCAATGTGAATGATTTTGTGAAAAAATTGCCTCGATTAAAGCGTTATATGTACTTCAGCACAGCCTATGTGGCGGGCAGAAGGGAAGGGTTGCTTCTTGAAACGGAATTAATACGGCCGGAATCCTTCAAAAACCATTATGAAGAAACGAAATTTGAAGCGGAATTGCTGGTGAGAGATTTGATTGATGAGATTCCGTTGACCATCATTCGGCCAGGGATTGTGATAGGGAATTCGAAAACGGGGGAAACGAATAAATTTGACGGTCCATACTTCTTTTTAAACTTGATCGATCGTTTGAGTTTCCTGCCGTTTATACCTTACATCGGAAAATCCGATGCACGAATCAATGTGGTGCCAATAGACTATATAACGGAAGCGGCGATTTTCCTTTGCCATGATGAGGATGCGATCGGCAAAACGGTGCATTTGACCGATCCAAACCCGCATCCGGTCCAGGAAGTGTACCGGACGATGGTGAAAGAAATGACAGGTCACTTCCCTAAAGGGAGAATCCCCCTTTCCGCTGCAAAGGCGTTCTTGCAAATCAAAAAAGTTCGGACAATGCTGGGGGTTGAAAAGGAAACCATCGATTATCTGACATGGAATGCGACTTTTGATTGTACGATGGCCAAAGCGCTTTTATCAAAAGGAAATATCACCTGTCCGGATTTTATCAAAACGATTCCGGTGATGGTCCGGTTTTATAAAGAAAATAAAAGCAATGAACAGTACCATATCCAAATCAAATAAATTCATTGCAAATCAATTTTGGTGCTGATATACTTAGTTTACGTAAAAATGAATAACCATTGACATTGTCAAAGGGGAGTAGCTATAAGTATTTGGACGCCCAAATACTTACTTCATATTCGTCATTACATGGCGGGTGCCATCGGATATGAAAGCAAATTCATCCGTTTGCTTAGCAAGACCTTTGCCTTTCAAGGGCAAAGGTCTTTTATATTGTATAAAAATGGCATTTCCCTTGAATTGTAGAAGCAGTTTCAGTTGGGCATACAAACATTAAGGAGGAGTAATTCGTGGAAGCAATCATTTTGGAATATTTGTGGGTTCTGGTCGTTCTCGTCGCGCTGGAAGGACTGTTGGCCGCGGATAATGCGGTGGTTATGGCGGTGATGGTCAAACACTTGCCGGTGGATCAGCAGAAAAAAGCCCTGTTTTACGGATTGTTTGGAGCGTTGATCTTCCGTTTTACCGCGTTATTCTTAATCACGATTTTAGTGAACTATTGGGAAATCCAAGCGATTGGTGCAGCATATTTATTGTTTATTGCGTTTAAAAATATTTACGAAAAGAAATTCAAAAAAGAGGAAGAAGAACGGGAAATTGAAGAACATCTGCAAAAAGGGAAAGGATTATGGGCTACGGTATTGAAGATTGAATTGGCGGATATCGCCTTTGCTGTGGATTCAATGCTTGCTGCCGTTGCAATTGCGGTGACACTGCCGGAAATTGGCCATTTTCATATCGGTGGCATCAATGCGGGACAATTTACGGTGATGTTCCTCGGCGGAATCATCGGGATGATTTTGATGCGATTTGCTGCACAAGCGTTCGTCAAATTGTTGAACAACTATCCGGAACTTGAAACAGCTGCCTTTTTAATTGTTGGATGGGTTGGTATTAAATTGGTGGTTTTGACATTATCCCACGAAAAAGTCGGCATCTTGCCTCATGATTTCCCGCATTCAGCACCTTGGGAAATCACATTCTGGGCTGTGCTTGTGGCTATTGCAGCCGGTGGATGGATCATCAGTGTGGCAAAGAAAAAAAAGGAAAAAGCAAAAGAGATCTAACCTGCGAAGGAACGGCTGTAAAAAGGCTGTTCCTCTTTATTTTCTAATGAATTTTTCTTATACTAATAAAAAGTTTATTTGGAAATAAAGAGGAGAAGCCCATGGCAAACATGTCCATTAAAAACAAACAAATAACACCGTTTCAACTTCTTGTCACATTTTATTTTCTGGCCATGTTGATTTCTTTTTTGTTGTTGCGGATTCCGGGCGTATACCAGGATGGAAAAGAAGTATCCGTAATTGATACGCTTTTTACTGCCGTGAGTGCCATCAGTGTAACGGGATTGACCGTATTCAATATTTCAGAAACGTTTACGGATTTTGGGGAAATCATTTTATTGATTATTGTCCAATTGGGTGCGATTGGGGTCATGTCCATCGGCACCTTTATTTGGCTGCTGATAGGCAAAAGAATCGGCTTGCGCGAAAGACAGCTGATCATGATCGATTTTAATCAGACTCAGTTGGCGGGGGTAGTACGGCTTCTTAAAGAAATCATCAAAATTTTGTTCTTTATTGAAGCGATCGGCACTTTGATATTGACCATCCATTTTATGAGATATTTTGATTCCTGGTCGGAAGCATTCAAAAATGGGCTGTTTGCCGCAATTTCCGCAACGACGAACAGCGGCTTTGATATTACCGGACACAGCTTCGAACCTTTTTATAATGACTATTTCGTTCAATTTATTTCAATGATATTGATTGTGCTTGGCGCCATTGGATTTCCGGTGCTGGTGGAATTGAAGCATTATTTATTGAAGAAAGATCCCTCTTTTCGTTTCAGCCTCTTTACGAAAATCACCACTGTAACATACGGTGTATTGTTTATTATCGGCGCTTTTGCCATCTTTTTGCTGGAGTCGTTTCAAACTTTAAAAGGAATGCCTTGGCATGAGAAACTCTTTGTTTCGATGTTTCAATCGATTTCTTCAAGATCAGCGGGATTAACGACAATGGATGTGGAATTGTTTAGTGAGGCGACAAATATATTTTTGAGTTTTTTGATGTTTGTCGGTTCATCGCCAAGTTCCGTCGGTGGGGGTATCCGGACTACGACATTTGCGATCGCCATGTTATTTTTGATTAATTTCGCCAATGGAAGAAAAGAGATTCAAGTGTTTGGACGGGAAATCTGCTTGGAAGATATTTTGCGTTCCTTTGTGGTGATCATCCTTGCAGCGTTTATGGTATTGATTGCGACAATGGTGTTGTCGATGACGGAGCCGGATGCAACAACCACAGAAATCATCTTTGAAATCACATCCGCATTCGGTACGTGCGGTATGGACCTCGGAATCACAGAAAGTTTATCGACCGCAGGCAAATTGGTCATCATGGTATTAATGTTTGTCGGAAGAGTCGGGCTGATTTCGTTCTTATATACATTGGGCGGAAAGGCGCAAAAACCGAAATTCCGATATCCGGAAGAACGCATTATCATCGGATAATCGGAAGGAAAAAATGTAATTATGTCAAAAGCGCAAGGTGTGAACGGTTTTCCTTGATGTAAAAACACTCCTGGAAGAGACCTGCCACTTTAGTGCGGTATACAATCAAAAAAAATCATCCATTCATTGCGAATGGATGATTTTTTTGTGGACAAGCCACCGTTTTCCGGTAGCATTTTGGTGAAATGGAGAAAGGGGAAAAACAATTTTTTTTAAATAGATCTGTACAAAGTTGTCATAAAATGGACAAAAACGAAATAATTTCTAAAAAATATGAATATTCTCGTCTTTTATGTCATATGCTGTGTAGAAGTGGATATATTTTTATTAAAATAATAATATTTTACAGACAATAATAATGAACAGTATGTGAGAAACAAAAAATAGTCTATAAGTAATAATATATAATTCAAAATCTTTTATCAACGAGTAATAAAAATATAGAGCAATACTACCATATACATTAAAAAAATACATAAAAAAACAAAAAAATAACACCAAAAATTGTCTGAATTTTGAAAATCGGTATTTAATGCTTATTTTATTCTTTAAAATTTTATGAAATAATTTTTATAAAACTTATATTAAGAAAATTTCGGAAAGTTAAAATTTATTGAATAAATTGTAGATAGAGAGAGAAAAAATTATTTAATGATTGTGGGGAAGGATGGGTGTTTCAAAATGACAAAAGCGACAATGGTACCTCTATTGGAAGATTTGTTCCAATATGATGATCCTGTGCTTATATTAAATACTTCATGTAATATCGAGTCAATCAGCAACAAGGCAGCTCAGATATTAAATTTGGATGAAGAGATAGGGAAGCCCCTTCCCATGGACGATTTATCACAATCAAGATGGAATTCATTTTTAAAAAGAATCCGGCAAGAGAAATTTTCCTTCTCTTCATTTAATATTAAAGGCAAAGATTCTGCGTATAAAGAAATAAAAGTTTTCGGAATGTTTCTGAAAAAGAATAACCTGGTGTTTTTAAAAATATTGAACGAAGATTCGGACAACAAGTTTCAATTGTACAGGAAACATTTTCTGAATGATTTGCCTTATGGCCTTCTCTTCTTTAAAGACGAAATGATTAATGAAATCAATTCACGGGCGATTGAATTGCTGGATATCGACTTGGGGAATATTTCAAACTTGTCTTTTGATTCTTTTCTCTCAAAGTATTTCGATTACGGTTATAAAAAGCTGCAATTTTTATCCGAACTGAAAGCTTTTGGACATGCAACGCTGGAAGTGAAGCGTTTGAATCGGCAAAATGAAGAAAGATATTTAACAATGAATTGCAAATATTTCTATTATTTGGACATGATTGTGGTTTCCATCGTGGATCATACGGAAACGGTCAAATTGAAACAAAAAGTGAAAGAACTTGAACATTTTAGTGAAATCGGAAAGATTTCCGCAAATATTACCCATGAGCTGAAAAATGCGGTAACCTCGTTGAAAGGATTTATGGAGTTATTGAAATTCAATACGACGGAAGAAGGAAAAAAATATATAAAAATCATTGAATCCGAAATGCAAAGAATGGAGACCATCCTTTCAGAAATACTCTATTTGGCAAAACCGACCAAATTTATTAAAGAAAAGGTATCCATGCTGCATGTGATCGAAGAAGTGATTGAAATTATGCAGCCCCAAGCTTATAAAAACCATGTCGTGATCCAATTGAAGGCCGATGAAGAATGTGATTCAATGATTACCGGCAATGTCAATCATTTAAAACAAATGTTCATCAATTTGGTAAAAAACGCTATTGAAGTGATGGAAAATGGCGGCACGATTACAATTGAATTAAAAAATATATGCAATAAAGTCCAAGTATTGATCAAAGATGAAGGAACAGGGATTCCGGAAGAAAATTTAAATAAATTATTCACGCCATTTTTTACAACAAAAGATGAAGGAACAGGACTCGGGTTGTCACTCGTCAAAAAAGTGGTGGATGAGCATCATGGAAAAATTTCGGTGGAAAGCATCGTTGATGTCGGTTCCACTTTCATTTTGGAATTTCCGGGTTATACAGAGAATTATACTAAGTATTATTACGATGAAAATCAAATGAAGAAACTGTTGGCATCCCGCACGGCCAATTCTGTCCCGCTTGTATAGCCGCCGCTTTGACAAATCTTTTCTCTAATAGCTATAATGCTCTTAAAGAGATAGAAAAAAGAGGATGATTTGTCTTGTCGTCAAATGAAATCAAACAATCGCTTAAACTGTACATCGTATTGTCAAGGGCCAATAAGGCAATAAATGAAGTGACAAATCAGTTTTTTCAGCAAAATGGAATCAATCCGACAGAATTTGCTGTGTTGGAATTGTTATATCATAAAGGTAGACAGCCCTTACAAAAAATAGGAAGCAAAATTTTATTGGCCAGCGGTTCGATCACATATGTGGTCGATAAACTTGAAAAAAGAGGTTTAATCAAACGGGTATCCTGTCCTTCAGATAGAAGAGTCACTTATGCGGAAATTACCGAAAAAGGTGCCGCCTTCATGGAAAAAATATTTCCGGAACATGAAAAAAATTTGCACGAGTTGATGAATGCATTAACCCCGGAAGAAAAGGATACCGCCATTGAATTGTTGAAAAAATTGGGGTTATCGATCAAAGATTTGTCTTATTAATTAATAAAGAGCTGTTCGACTTGTTTGAACAGCCCTTTTTTGTGGAAACAGAACGGGTTTCAAGACCCTTCGGAAGATTATTTTTCTTTGATTGTCAGCCCCATTTTGATAAGAGCATCTTTCAAATCGTAATCTTTTTGGTCATATACCGTTAAACGGACAAGAAGATTGCCTTTTTCGTAAACGATGCCGACCACTTCGTCATTTTCAATTGTCGCGATATACGCAATGGAATTTGAAATTTCCGGATGTGATTTCACCGCTTCACTGATATCGAACGGTTCATAGTCGCTGATTGCTGCCATCATTTCTTGTGTATTTTTTACAAGATTATCATAATCCGCCTCTTCTTTTGGCATCACTTCAATGCGCATGTTGATGGCATCGTTATCTTGAAGGAACAGCAATTCTTTTCCGGGCTCTTCTTTTGTAAGTTCATAGCCTTCCATAATTTGAATCGTATAAAGATCTTCTTCTACATTGGCAGTTTCAGCGGTGCGTGTTTCGTTATTGGAAGTGTATTGAATTTGATTTTCATTTTGATTTGCATTTTCTTCTTGTTGAGTTCCGTTCTCTTTTGCACTTTCATCTTCAATGTTGTTTGTTTCCTCTTCCGTCTCCTGGTCTGTATTGTCAGGTTCGGCATTCTGGTCTTCCGCTGTTCCACATGCGGCAAGCAATAAAATAAGTAAAAGGGATGTAAATAAAAGTTGTAATTTTTTCATTCTCCAGCCTCCTTGATAATAAGACGGTCACTGCTTTCAAAAAGTTTCATCTCCCGGTCAATAATGGATAAAAGGCAAGATGAAAAACAACAGCAAAACATAAATTTCATGCGCGACAATGACTAAAGGTATGCTTTGCTTCCACTCATATAAAAGGCCGAAAATAAGGGAGATGATGAATGCACAAATAACGCCCGGAATAAATCCGCTCAACGCAATTGTCAGTGCAAACAAAACGCTTGTCATGATGCATGAAAGGATTGGCGGGACGTATTGTTTGAGAGCATGCTGAATATAGCCGCGCCAAAACATTTCTTCACCGATAACGATAATAAAGATGAGCAGTAAATAATGCCAAATATTATTTGGACCATAAGTTTCCAAGAATTTTCGGATCGTTTTGACGGAACCGTGATCCACGGTTTTTAGCAAAATGTAGCTGAGCCGTACAACTCCGTAAGTGATTGTACCAAATCCGATTCCAAATAAGATATACTTCCAAGTTGGGAGTTCATCTTTGAATTTCCCGAAAAGGATGGAAATGGCGATGCCAACGAGGAGAGTGAACGTATATAGATGCCAGAAGATATTTTTTTCTTCGAAGGTGAAATACATGCTAATAAAGATGAAAGCAAGAGAGAGAAGGAGTACAATCAAATGTTTGGATGATTTCATGTTTTTTGCCTCCTTTGATATCATATTAACAAAAAAAATTCCCCCTATCATCTATAACCAATGAAAAGGGGAAGGTTTTTTTATTCTAAATGATTTTTTGATTCTATAATTTTATAACGTTTATGATTAACGACCGTTTTTTCTTCCAAATCCAATTCCCGATAGTTGGACATGATGGTTAAATCAACAATCACCGAGTTGTCGTTCACTTTTTCCACCAATCCGCGAAGCCCGTCTTTGAATTCGATGATATCTCCCACTTCAGCAATTTTCATAGGCATGCTCCTCCTTTTAAGCTACTATGAAGTTAGTTTGCATGATAATAGAACAAAAGTAAAGTGATTTTCGAATAATTTCTGTCAACAAGCAATATGAGGAGGTTAAGGATGATGAATAAATATAAAATGATGATTGAAAAGTTAAAAAACGGGGAAATAGAAAGTATAGAAATTACGAAAGAGGAATTTTGGGAGTTTCGAGAAGTGCTTGTGAACGATGAAAAATTTAAACATTTCCGAGGGGAAGCAAAGCAGGGGGGAAGGGTCATCTATACGTATTCGGAAAAACCGCGAGCATAAACCTTCCTCAATTCATTAGAAAGAGGGGATCAGGACATGGAGCAATTATTAATTCAATTGGAGCAAATTCGGGAAAAAATGATTCGTTCGGGTTTGGAGCACGGCCTGCATGCTCCGAAGACGATTCGACTAAGCGAACAGTTGGATCAAATCATCAATCAATATGTTCAAATATCCCTGCTGCTAATTGCGAAAAAATAAAAAATTTTTCAATATTTTGTTATAAAATGCATGTCAATGGGAAATAGTATTTTTGAACACAGCAACATTCTCATTTTCCCCCTTTTCAAGCAGCAATTTTGCTGCTCTTTTTTTATGGAAAATAATCTTTTTTTTACATATCAACAATTCCCCTTTTATATGGTACATTACAAGAAAGTGTAAAATATACATAAATTTATATCTTAAAGGGGTGTTGGGTGACAATGAGTCAAAAAAAGATTGCATTTATCGGCACGGGTGTGATGGGATCAAGCATCGTCAAACATTTATTGAAAGCGGGTTTTGAAGTGACGGTGTACAACCGGACAAAAGCAAAGGCGGATCCTCTGATTGGGCTTGGGGCTCTCTGGGCTGATACACCAGCCCTTGCTTCAGAAAATGCGGATATCATTTTTACAATGGTCGGTTTTCCTAAAGATGTGGAAGAAGTATATTTTGGGGAACATGGGATTTTCCGGACGGCCAAAGAAGGTTCCATCGTTGTGGATATGACCACTTCAAAGCCAAGTCTGGCCAAAGAAATTTATGTGGCCGCCAAGGAAAGAGGGGTCCGGAGTTTGGATGCACCGGTGTCCGGCGGAGATATCGGGGCGAGAAACGGCACGTTATCCATCATGGTTGGCGGAGATGAAGAAGTATTTAAGGAAATGCTGCCGATTTTTGAGTTGTTCGGTTCCAATATCGTTTATCACGGAGGCGCCGGCGCTGGCCAGCACGCAAAAATGTGCAACCAATTGCTGGTGACGACCAATATGATCGGTGTTTGCGAATGTATCGCTTACGGCATGAAAGCGGGACTGGATTTGGAAAAAGTGCTGCAATCCGTTTCCACTGGTGCAGCCGGCTCCTGGTCATTATCGAATTTGGGACCGCGTATATTAAAAGGAGACTTGGATCCCGGCTTTTATATTAAACATTTCATCAAGGATATGAAAATCGCTTTGGAAGAAGCGGAAAAAATGGAGCTGGATTTGCCTGGATTGAAACTGGCCAAAGAAATGTATGAGACGTTGCTGGAGAAAGGGTATGGGGATTTTGGCACACAGGCGTTGATCAAATATTATCAAGTGTAAGTTTTACAAATTCATAGACTGATAGGGGCGATTTTATTGAAAAAACATTTGGGCGCGAGGAGTCAATGGGCATTATATTTTTCCCTTCCGATTCTTTCATGGGCATTGTACGATTTTGCCAATACAATTTTTTCATCCAATATCAATACGGTTTTTTTCCCGTTTTATATGGATGAAGTGCTCGGTACAGATCAGGTGATGGAGCAGGTGGCAAGCACTTTCATTTCATATGCGAATGCTTGCGCGAGTTTCTTTTTGGTGCTGTTTTCCCCTCTGTATGGAGTTTGGATCGACCAAACCGGTTATAAAAAGCGATTCATCGTGTGGTTTGCGTCCATATCCATATTTTTCACATTTATGATGGGGGTATTTGCGCATCTGGATGTTTCTTCTCAATTTTCAGGGTTGCCCCTCAGTCTTTGTTTGGTTGTTCTCAGTTTTGTCATTGCAAAATTTTGTTTTAATTCGAGTTTAGTATTTTATGATACGATGTTGGGAGATCTTGGCAAGGGAGATGAAATCCCGTTAATTTCAGGATTTGGGGTCGCTGTTGGTTATCTGGGAACGATTGTCGGTTTACTCGTCTACTTTTTCGTGCAGGATGGCGGTTTCCATCGGGCTTTTATTCCAACAGCCATACTGTATTTGATCTTTTCTCTGCCATTGTTTTTCTTTATTAAAGACTCCCCGATTCCGAAAGAAAATCGAAAAAAGATCCGTTTTATTAAAGGGTACAGAGAAATTGTCGATACTTTTAAAGATATGAAAAAATACAAAGCAATTTTTACATTCATGATTGCTTATTTTTTCTTGAACGATGCCATTCAGACAACGATTGCCATGATGGCTGTGTATGCAACGATCATCGTCGGCTTCACCTCCGGGCAATTTATTTTATTATATTTGGTGAGCACCATTTCCACCGTGATTGGTTCGTTCGTGTTCGGCAACATTACAAAAGCGATCGGTGCGCGGAAATCTGTTGCCATTGTGAGCGTCATCATGATCATTGCGCTCATTATCGCGGTCTGCGCCACACAGGAATGGATGTTTTGGATTGCAGGCAGCATGTTTGGCGTGTCTCTGGGTTCCATGTGGGTGACATCAAGAACGTTGATTATTGAATTATCGCCTGAAGAAAAACGCGGGCAATTTTTTGGACTGTTTGCTTTTTCCGGAAAAGTATCATCCATCATCGGACCGGCATTGTACGGGACAGTGACGCTCTTATTGAAGGATTATGGCACTCTTGCTTCACGGGTTGCCCTTGGATCGTTGATTGTATTGACGGTCATTGGATTGATTGTCCATTTGCAAGTCAAACAAGATCAACGGCAAATTTCCGATTAAAAAAGCTGGTGTAGCATTACATAAGGAAGGGATGATTGAAATGGAGCAAAAAGGGATATTATTGGAATCTGGAACGAATGAATTGGAAATTGTCGAATTTGAGGTGGCAAACAATAAGTATGGAATCAATGTCATTAAGGTGAAGGAAATTATCCAGCCGATTCCTGTCACAATTATTCCCCATGCCCATCCGCACATAGAGGGGATTATTCAGCTCCGCGGTGAAGTGCTGCCGGTTGTGGATATGTTGAAAGTGCTTGGAATCAATAATGGGAAATACAGCGATCAGCAAAAATATATTGTGGCTGACTTTAACAAATTGAGAGTCGTTTTCCATGTGGATAATGTAACCCAAATTCACCGGATTTCATGGACTCAGATCGAAAAGCCTTCGGATATTTATCAAGGCAGCTCAAACCAGGTGATCGGCGTTGTGAAGATAGGAGAAACGATGATCTTGCTGCTGGATTTTGAAAAAATTATGATGGATATTAATCCGGATTCAGGTATCAGTGTGGAACCGGTGAAAAAATTGGGGAAACGCGAACGTTCCGAAAAGAGAATTGTTGTGGCGGAAGATTCGCCGCTGTTGCGTAAATTGTTGAATGAAACATTATCCGAAGCGGGTTATGGAAATCTGGAGTTTTTCGAAAACGGCAAAGATGCATATGATTATTTGGAGTCCTTGCTGGACAAAGGCGGGGATATTTCAAAATATGTCCAATTGGTTGTAACGGATATTGAAATGCCGCAAATGGATGGACATCATTTAACGAAGAGAATCAAAACCCACCCGGAATTGCAAAAGTTACCGGTTGTCATCTTCTCCAGTTTGATTACCGACGATCTTCGACATAAAGGGGAACAAGTGGGGGCGGATGATCAAGTATCGAAACCGGAAATAGCGGATTTGATTTTGAAAATTGATGAATTGATTTTGTAATCCCCTTACATTGCATATACATACTGTTTCAAGCCGGTTGCCTCAAGGGCGCCGGCTTGTGTTTTATTTTTATTCGTTGAACCGTCACTGTTCCTATGTCAAAATATTGATAATATTTCAATATTCAAACAAGGGAGAAGGGACTTAATTCCGTGGAAACATTCAATACAGCCATCATCGATATTGGTTCGAATACAATCCGCTTAGTGATATACAGTTACAGCAAGAAGGCGGGATTGAATGAAATCAGCAATGTAAAGAAGGTTGCCAGATTAAG includes:
- a CDS encoding NAD(P)-dependent oxidoreductase, with the protein product MSQKKIAFIGTGVMGSSIVKHLLKAGFEVTVYNRTKAKADPLIGLGALWADTPALASENADIIFTMVGFPKDVEEVYFGEHGIFRTAKEGSIVVDMTTSKPSLAKEIYVAAKERGVRSLDAPVSGGDIGARNGTLSIMVGGDEEVFKEMLPIFELFGSNIVYHGGAGAGQHAKMCNQLLVTTNMIGVCECIAYGMKAGLDLEKVLQSVSTGAAGSWSLSNLGPRILKGDLDPGFYIKHFIKDMKIALEEAEKMELDLPGLKLAKEMYETLLEKGYGDFGTQALIKYYQV
- a CDS encoding chemotaxis protein, which translates into the protein MEQKGILLESGTNELEIVEFEVANNKYGINVIKVKEIIQPIPVTIIPHAHPHIEGIIQLRGEVLPVVDMLKVLGINNGKYSDQQKYIVADFNKLRVVFHVDNVTQIHRISWTQIEKPSDIYQGSSNQVIGVVKIGETMILLLDFEKIMMDINPDSGISVEPVKKLGKRERSEKRIVVAEDSPLLRKLLNETLSEAGYGNLEFFENGKDAYDYLESLLDKGGDISKYVQLVVTDIEMPQMDGHHLTKRIKTHPELQKLPVVIFSSLITDDLRHKGEQVGADDQVSKPEIADLILKIDELIL
- a CDS encoding potassium transporter TrkG, translating into MANMSIKNKQITPFQLLVTFYFLAMLISFLLLRIPGVYQDGKEVSVIDTLFTAVSAISVTGLTVFNISETFTDFGEIILLIIVQLGAIGVMSIGTFIWLLIGKRIGLRERQLIMIDFNQTQLAGVVRLLKEIIKILFFIEAIGTLILTIHFMRYFDSWSEAFKNGLFAAISATTNSGFDITGHSFEPFYNDYFVQFISMILIVLGAIGFPVLVELKHYLLKKDPSFRFSLFTKITTVTYGVLFIIGAFAIFLLESFQTLKGMPWHEKLFVSMFQSISSRSAGLTTMDVELFSEATNIFLSFLMFVGSSPSSVGGGIRTTTFAIAMLFLINFANGRKEIQVFGREICLEDILRSFVVIILAAFMVLIATMVLSMTEPDATTTEIIFEITSAFGTCGMDLGITESLSTAGKLVIMVLMFVGRVGLISFLYTLGGKAQKPKFRYPEERIIIG
- a CDS encoding DUF2187 family protein, yielding MKIAEVGDIIEFKDGLRGLVEKVNDNSVIVDLTIMSNYRELDLEEKTVVNHKRYKIIESKNHLE
- a CDS encoding MarR family transcriptional regulator, which encodes MSSNEIKQSLKLYIVLSRANKAINEVTNQFFQQNGINPTEFAVLELLYHKGRQPLQKIGSKILLASGSITYVVDKLEKRGLIKRVSCPSDRRVTYAEITEKGAAFMEKIFPEHEKNLHELMNALTPEEKDTAIELLKKLGLSIKDLSY
- a CDS encoding HAMP domain-containing sensor histidine kinase; translated protein: MTKATMVPLLEDLFQYDDPVLILNTSCNIESISNKAAQILNLDEEIGKPLPMDDLSQSRWNSFLKRIRQEKFSFSSFNIKGKDSAYKEIKVFGMFLKKNNLVFLKILNEDSDNKFQLYRKHFLNDLPYGLLFFKDEMINEINSRAIELLDIDLGNISNLSFDSFLSKYFDYGYKKLQFLSELKAFGHATLEVKRLNRQNEERYLTMNCKYFYYLDMIVVSIVDHTETVKLKQKVKELEHFSEIGKISANITHELKNAVTSLKGFMELLKFNTTEEGKKYIKIIESEMQRMETILSEILYLAKPTKFIKEKVSMLHVIEEVIEIMQPQAYKNHVVIQLKADEECDSMITGNVNHLKQMFINLVKNAIEVMENGGTITIELKNICNKVQVLIKDEGTGIPEENLNKLFTPFFTTKDEGTGLGLSLVKKVVDEHHGKISVESIVDVGSTFILEFPGYTENYTKYYYDENQMKKLLASRTANSVPLV
- a CDS encoding aspartyl-phosphate phosphatase Spo0E family protein, with amino-acid sequence MEQLLIQLEQIREKMIRSGLEHGLHAPKTIRLSEQLDQIINQYVQISLLLIAKK
- a CDS encoding type II CAAX endopeptidase family protein, producing the protein MKSSKHLIVLLLSLAFIFISMYFTFEEKNIFWHLYTFTLLVGIAISILFGKFKDELPTWKYILFGIGFGTITYGVVRLSYILLKTVDHGSVKTIRKFLETYGPNNIWHYLLLIFIIVIGEEMFWRGYIQHALKQYVPPILSCIMTSVLFALTIALSGFIPGVICAFIISLIFGLLYEWKQSIPLVIVAHEIYVLLLFFILPFIHY
- a CDS encoding MFS transporter, with protein sequence MLLKKHLGARSQWALYFSLPILSWALYDFANTIFSSNINTVFFPFYMDEVLGTDQVMEQVASTFISYANACASFFLVLFSPLYGVWIDQTGYKKRFIVWFASISIFFTFMMGVFAHLDVSSQFSGLPLSLCLVVLSFVIAKFCFNSSLVFYDTMLGDLGKGDEIPLISGFGVAVGYLGTIVGLLVYFFVQDGGFHRAFIPTAILYLIFSLPLFFFIKDSPIPKENRKKIRFIKGYREIVDTFKDMKKYKAIFTFMIAYFFLNDAIQTTIAMMAVYATIIVGFTSGQFILLYLVSTISTVIGSFVFGNITKAIGARKSVAIVSVIMIIALIIAVCATQEWMFWIAGSMFGVSLGSMWVTSRTLIIELSPEEKRGQFFGLFAFSGKVSSIIGPALYGTVTLLLKDYGTLASRVALGSLIVLTVIGLIVHLQVKQDQRQISD
- a CDS encoding TerC family protein, with the translated sequence MEAIILEYLWVLVVLVALEGLLAADNAVVMAVMVKHLPVDQQKKALFYGLFGALIFRFTALFLITILVNYWEIQAIGAAYLLFIAFKNIYEKKFKKEEEEREIEEHLQKGKGLWATVLKIELADIAFAVDSMLAAVAIAVTLPEIGHFHIGGINAGQFTVMFLGGIIGMILMRFAAQAFVKLLNNYPELETAAFLIVGWVGIKLVVLTLSHEKVGILPHDFPHSAPWEITFWAVLVAIAAGGWIISVAKKKKEKAKEI
- a CDS encoding SDR family oxidoreductase, whose product is MAVHFFTGFPGFITRQLIRRMFENNVADTVYVLVLKTEREKAETVRESILEAYPGRKIEIIEGDITLPNLNLQEDTMKKMAEEVQYFWHLAAIYDLAVPRDAAWKVNVHGTSNVNDFVKKLPRLKRYMYFSTAYVAGRREGLLLETELIRPESFKNHYEETKFEAELLVRDLIDEIPLTIIRPGIVIGNSKTGETNKFDGPYFFLNLIDRLSFLPFIPYIGKSDARINVVPIDYITEAAIFLCHDEDAIGKTVHLTDPNPHPVQEVYRTMVKEMTGHFPKGRIPLSAAKAFLQIKKVRTMLGVEKETIDYLTWNATFDCTMAKALLSKGNITCPDFIKTIPVMVRFYKENKSNEQYHIQIK